The proteins below are encoded in one region of Triticum aestivum cultivar Chinese Spring chromosome 1B, IWGSC CS RefSeq v2.1, whole genome shotgun sequence:
- the LOC123144224 gene encoding putative disease resistance protein RGA4, which produces MAGLVVTMAIRPLVSMLRDKASSYILDEYNVMEGMEKQHRILKRRLPIILDVITDAEEQAAAHREGAKAWLQELKTVAYEANEVFDEFRYEALRREAKKNGHYKKLGFDVIKLFPTHNRVVFRHRMGSKLCRILKDINVLIAEMHDFGLRQTLLVSNQLRQTLVSKEWRQTDYVIIDTQEIASRSRHEDKNNIIDILLAEASNADLAVVPVVGMGGLGKTTLAQLIYNGPKIQKHFPLQRWVCVSDTFDVNLVAKSIVEAPPKKNDDTDKPALDRLQKLVSGQRYLLVLDDVWNREVHKWERLKVCLKHGGMGSAVLTTTRDKQVAEIMGADRTYNLNVLKDNFIKEIIDTRAFSLEIEKLPELLEMVGEIVKRCRASPLAATATALGSVLRTKTSVAEWKAISSRSSICTEETGILPILKLSYNDLPAHMKQCFAFCAIFPKDYKINAEKLIQLWIANGFIPEQEEDSLETIGKHIFNELAARSFFLDIEEFKGDGEYCFRTTCKIHDLMHDIAMSVMGKECVVAIKEPSQIEWLSDTARHLSLSCEKTEGILNDSLEKKSPAIQTLICDSPIRSSLKHLSKYSSLHALKLRMWTKSFALRSKYLHHLRYLDLSCSDIRSLPEDISILYNLQTLDLSNCSYLDRLPRQMKYMSSLRHLYTHGCPKLKCMPPELGKPNKLQTLTCFVAAAVIGPNCSDVAELQHLNLGVQLELRRIDNVTEAKAKVANLGKKKDLRELTLRRTFLFVTTRCSTILNHMMG; this is translated from the coding sequence ATGGCGGGGCTGGTGGTCACCATGGCGATCCGCCCGCTGGTGTCCATGCTGAGGGACAAGGCGTCCAGCTACATCCTCGATGAGTACAATGTGATGGAGGGAATGGAGAAGCAACATAGGATTCTGAAACGCAGGCTTCCTATCATCCTGGACGTCATCACCGACGCCGAGGAGCAGGCCGCAGCACACAGAGAAGGAGCTAAAGCTTGGCTCCAGGAGCTCAAGACAGTGGCCTATGAGGCAAATGAAGTCTTTGACGAGTTCAGGTATGAAGCGCTCCGCCGTGAAGCAAAGAAGAATGGACACTACAAAAAGCTTGGCTTTGATGTTATAAAACTCTTCCCTACCCACAACCGTGTCGTGTTCCGTCACAGAATGGGTAGCAAGCTTTGCAGGATTCTAAAAGATATCAATGTCCTCATAGCAGAGATGCATGACTTTGGGTTGAGGCAGACATTATTGGTGTCCAATCAGTTGAGGCAGACACTGGTGTCCAAGGAGTGGAGGCAGACAGATTATGTCATCATCGACACACAAGAAATTGCCAGCAGATCCAGACACGAAGATAAGAATAATATCATCGACATACTACTTGCTGAAGCTAGCAATGCAGATCTCGCAGTAGTTCCCGTTGTTGGAATGGGGGGCCTTGGCAAGACCACATTAGCGCAACTCATATACAATGGACCTAAAATTCAGAAGCATTTTCCGTTGCAGCGCTGGGTCTGCGTCTCTGATACCTTCGATGTGAATTTGGTGGCTAAGAGTATAGTTGAAGCACCCCCCAAGAAAAATGATGATACGGACAAACCAGCACTGGATAGACTTCAAAAATTGGTCAGCGGGCAGAGGTATCTCCTTGTATTGGATGATGTCTGGAACAGAGAGGTCCATAAGTGGGAAAGGCTGAAGGTCTGTCTTAAGCATGGTGGCATGGGTAGTGCAGTGTTGACAACAACCCGTGATAAACAAGTTGCTGAGATTATGGGTGCAGATAGAACCTACAATCTCAATGTTTTGAAGGATAACTTCATCAAGGAAATTATTGATACTAGAGCATTCAGTTTAGAGATTGAAAAGCTTCCTGAGCTACTCGAGATGGTTGGTGAGATTGTGAAGAGATGTCGTGCCTCTCCTTTAGCTGCAACTGCTACTGCACTGGGATCTGTACTTCGTACCAAGACTAGCGTGGCAGAATGGAAGGCTATATCATCTAGAAGCAGTATTTGCACTGAGGAAACAGGAATTTTGCCAATACTCAAGCTTAGCTACAATGATCTGCCAGCACACATGAAGCAGTGCTTTGCTTTCTGTGCCATATTTCCCAAGGATTACAAGATTAATGCGGAGAAGCTTATCCAACTATGGATCGCCAATGGCTTTATCCCAGAACAGGAGGAAGATAGTCTTGAAACCATTGGAAAACATATTTTCAATGAGCTAGCAGCAAGGTCATTCTTTCTAGACATAGAAGAATTTAAGGGCGACGGGGAGTATTGTTTCAGAACTACATGCAAAATCCATGATCTTATGCATGATATTGCGATGTCTGTTATGGGAAAGGAATGTGTCGTTGCAATTAAGGAACCAAGTCAAATCGAGTGGCTTTCGGATACTGCTCGACACTTGTCCTTGTCATGTGAAAAAACAGAAGGTATTTTGAATGATTCTTTGGAGAAAAAATCCCCTGCGATTCAAACACTGATATGCGATAGTCCTATTCGAAGCTCATTGAAGCATTTATCAAAATACAGCTCTTTGCATGCGTTGAAGCTCCGTATGTGGACAAAATCATTTGCACTGAGATCGAAGTATCTACACCACCTGAGGTATCTTGATCTCTCGTGCAGTGATATCAGATCACTTCCTGAAGATATAAGTATTCTATATAACCTGCAAACGCTGGACCTTTCCAACTGCTCTTATCTTGATCGACTTCCGAGGcaaatgaagtatatgagttcccTCCGCCACCTATATACTCATGGATGTCCGAAGCTGAAGTGCATGCCCCCAGAATTAGGAAAACCCAATAAGCTGCAAACGCTTACATGTTTCGTAGCAGCAGCAGTTATTGGACCAAATTGCAGTGATGTTGCAGAGCTGCAGCATTTAAACCTTGGTGTCCAGT